The proteins below are encoded in one region of Lactuca sativa cultivar Salinas chromosome 3, Lsat_Salinas_v11, whole genome shotgun sequence:
- the LOC111880248 gene encoding subtilisin-like protease SBT1.7: MGLITMTNFVGVVVLFLGFCHVSMAEEKKTYIVHMAKHDMPTSFGEDHRQWFDASLKSVSESAEMIYTYEKVIHGFSTRLSVQEAESLENLPGILSVLPELKYELHTTRTPEFLGLDQNTNLFPQSAGDSDVVIGVFDTGVWPESKSFDDTGMGPVPSAWNGACETGTNFTLSNCNRKLIGARFFAKGYEATLGPIDESKENRSPRDDDGHGTHTSTTTGGSVVTGANLLGYASGSARGMAPRARVAVYKVCWVGGCFSSDILAAMEKAITDNVNVMSMSLGGGTADYYRDSVAIGAFAAMEKGILISCSAGNAGPTPYSLSNVSPWITTVGAGTLDRDFPAYVSLGNGKNFSGVSLYKGPSLPNKMLPIVYAGNASNSTSGALCMPGTLIPEMVKGKLVLCDRGVNARVQKGSVVKEAGGAGMVLTNTAANGEELVADAHLLPATTVGQKAGDEIRKYVISDSSPTATILFEGTKLGIEPSPVVASFSSRGPNTITPEILKPDILAPGVNILAGWSGAVGPTGLPDDSRRVEFNIISGTSMSCPHVSGLAALLKAAHPNWSPAAIKSALMTTAYTAYKNGKIIEDLATGNPSTPFDHGAGHVDPVSALNPGLVYDISADDYFDFLCALNYTAAQIQVVTKRTTGCDSTKKYSVGDLNYPSFAVVVPSGSSSKSGGATVVKQTRTLTNVGGESSTYKVSTFSDNKSVQISVVPQTLSFSQVNEKKSYTVTFTAAAMPVNSNAFGRIEWSDGKRVVGSTVAVSW; the protein is encoded by the coding sequence ATGGGGTTGATTACAATGACGAActttgttggtgttgttgttctGTTTCTGGGTTTTTGCCATGTTTCAATGGCGGAGGAGAAGAAGACTTACATTGTTCACATGGCGAAGCACGACATGCCGACGAGTTTCGGAGAGGATCACAGGCAGTGGTTCGATGCGTCGCTTAAATCGGTGTCGGAATCGGCGGAGATGATCTACACTTATGAGAAAGTCATCCATGGATTCTCCACCAGGCTCAGTGTTCAAGAAGCTGAATCTCTTGAAAACCTACCCGGGATTCTCTCTGTTTTGCCGGAGTTGAAATACGAGCTTCATACAACACGGACGCCCGAGTTTCTAGGCCTCGATCAAAACACTAATTTGTTCCCACAGTCCGCCGGAGATAGTGACGTTGTTATTGGTGTTTTTGATACCGGTGTTTGGCCGGAGAGCAAGAGCTTTGACGACACCGGAATGGGTCCAGTCCCTAGCGCGTGGAACGGCGCGTGTGAAACTGGTACGAACTTCACTCTTTCTAACTGTAACCGGAAACTGATCGGAGCGAGGTTTTTCGCGAAAGGATACGAGGCGACTTTGGGCCCAATCGATGAATCGAAAGAGAACAGATCTCCTAGAGACGATGATGGCCATGGAACCCACACTTCAACCACCACCGGTGGATCGGTTGTTACCGGAGCGAATTTACTCGGATACGCCTCTGGGTCAGCCCGTGGGATGGCGCCGCGAGCTAGGGTGGCGGTTTACAAAGTTTGCTGGGTCGGTGGCTGTTTCAGCTCCGATATATTAGCAGCTATGGAGAAGGCAATCACCGACAACGTTAATGTCATGTCTATGTCACTCGGCGGTGGTACGGCTGACTATTACCGTGACAGCGTGGCGATTGGAGCCTTCGCCGCCATGGAAAAGGGTATCTTGATATCTTGCTCCGCCGGTAATGCCGGACCCACTCCCTACAGTTTATCAAACGTGTCGCCGTGGATAACAACCGTCGGTGCTGGGACGTTAGACCGTGATTTCCCGGCGTATGTTAGTCTAGGAAACGGGAAAAACTTCTCCGGCGTATCGTTGTACAAAGGTCCATCACTACCGAATAAGATGCTGCCGATTGTCTACGCCGGAAACGCTAGTAATTCGACGAGTGGTGCTCTGTGTATGCCGGGGACGTTGATACCGGAGATGGTGAAGGGTAAACTCGTACTTTGCGATAGAGGGGTTAATGCTAGAGTTCAAAAGGGCTCAGTTGTGAAAGAAGCTGGTGGCGCCGGTATGGTTTTGACAAACACCGCCGCTAATGGTGAAGAACTGGTGGCCGACGCCCATTTATTGCCAGCCACCACCGTGGGTCAAAAAGCCGGTGACGAGATACGGAAGTATGTGATTTCTGATTCATCCCCAACGGCGACAATCCTATTTGAAGGGACAAAACTTGGGATCGAACCGTCGCCGGTGGTGGCGTCATTCAGTTCCCGGGGACCCAACACCATCACGCCGGAGATTCTAAAACCAGACATTTTGGCGCCAGGTGTCAACATCTTAGCAGGGTGGTCAGGAGCAGTTGGACCCACCGGATTGCCGGACGACTCTCGGCGCGTGGAGTTCAACATCATATCCGGCACGTCGATGTCTTGCCCCCATGTAAGCGGACTTGCGGCGTTGCTGAAGGCGGCGCATCCAAATTGGAGTCCGGCAGCTATTAAGTCCGCCCTAATGACTACCGCGTACACAGCCTACAAAAACGGGAAAATAATCGAAGACCTCGCCACCGGCAACCCTTCAACTCCGTTTGACCATGGCGCAGGTCATGTTGACCCTGTATCCGCCCTCAACCCAGGGCTGGTTTACGACATCTCCGCCGATGACTATTTTGATTTTCTCTGTGCATTGAATTACACGGCGGCGCAGATTCAAGTGGTAACGAAGAGAACCACTGGTTGCGACTCTACAAAAAAATACAGCGTCGGTGATCTTAACTACCCTTCATTCGCGGTGGTTGTTCCATCGGGTTCAAGTAGCAAAAGTGGCGGCGCCACCGTGGTTAAGCAAACAAGAACTTTAACTAACGTTGGCGGTGAATCATCAACCTACAAAGTCTCCACGTTTTCCGATAACAAATCGGTGCAAATATCGGTGGTTCCTCAAACGTTAAGTTTTTCTCAAGTGAATGAGAAGAAATCATACACAGTGACATTCACGGCGGCGGCGATGCCGGTGAACTCAAATGCTTTTGGCCGGATTGAGTGGTCGGACGGGAAACGAGTCGTCGGAAGTACGGTGGCCGTTAGTTGGTAA